TCAGTATTCAAAGTACAACAGAAAATAGAGagcaagaagaaaaaataggcCAAAAATAGTTCAATGTTGAAAAAGGAGAACAATGGGAGTTTTGATGGCAGCAGCAATTACTGGGCGAGGGTGTGTGACAGTTGCCGTTCAGTTACCTGTACCATTTACTGCCAGGCGGATTCTGCCTATTTGTGTGCAGGCTGTGACGCCCGCGTACATGCAGCAAGTCTGGTGGCTTCTCGTCACAAGCGTGTGTGGGTTTGTGAGGCCTGCGAGTGTGCCCCTGCAGCCTTTCTTTGCAAGGCGGATGCTGCCTCACTTTGTGCCTCCTGCGATGCTGACATCCATTCTGCCAACCCCTTGGCACATCGTCACCACCGTATCCCAATTATTCCCATTCCAGGTAGCCACCATTTTTCTTCACACAGACCATATATACTCCTACatgagaaaaataacaaaaaattcaatatatatgGCTTCTAAACCATAATATCAAAAGTGTAatgttttaaataataaaaaacataaaaattgaacTCATCAAACTTAAATTCTAAATTTGGCTCTGATTCCAATCTCCAGGAACCCTTTATGGTCCTCCAGCTGTTGACACTGTTGGCAGTGATTCTATGATGATTGGTGGGTCCACGGGGGAAGGAACGGAGGATGATGGGTTCTTGAGTTTGACACAAGATGCAGATGATACGACTATAGATGAAGAGTATGAAGATGAAGCAGCTTCATGGTTGTTGCTGAATCATCCTGCTAAGGACAACAATAAGAACAACGTTCACAATAACAACAATCAAACTAGCAACTATGGTATGTTGTTTGGTGGGGAAGTAGTCGATGACTACTTGGATCTTGCAGAATATGGAGGGGATAGTCAGTTCAATGATCAGTACAATGTTAACCAACAGCAACAACATTACTCTGTTCCTCAGAAGAGCTATGGTGGAGATAGTGTGGTGCCCGTTCAGGACGGTCAGGgaaaatctctatttttttaccaccaacaacaacaaagtcACCACCTGAATTTTCAGCTGGGGATGGATTATGACAATTCTAACACTCGACTCGGTTACCCTGCTTCTATGAGTCACAGTGTATGTTTTCTTCACTTTATCCATATATCTCAATTCAAGCAATATGCACTTTCAATTCATGAGTTGTCTTAAAGAATCTTCACCTTTTTTGCTTTTCCTTCAGCTTTCTTTTGAAACTTGATTTAACACAACGTTACAACGTTCATGTTGTTAATCATTGACATCCTACACGGATGTTGCTGTAGTTTTATGTCCTGATCATCAAGATAAATCCTGCAGTCTTGCTAGTCTGTTTTCTTGAATGAACCAAGGAAATTTTTATGGATCTAAACTTTTATGCCTTATTTTTCAGATAACTGATTTCAATTTTCATGGACAATCAACTTTAGTTATCTTTTAAGTGATAGTTAACCGGAGCGATAAccccttttgttttctttatcaGGTTTCTGTTTCGTCGATGGATGTCAGTGTAGTCCCAGAATCTGCACTAAGTGAAACTTCAAACTCCCACCCACGACCTCAAAAAGGGACCATTGACCTTTTCTCAGGCCCTCCAGTTCAGATACCTCCCCAGCTTACTCCAATGGACAGAGAAGCCAGAGTCCTACGGTacagagagaagaagaagaatcgtAAATTTGCGAAAACCATAAGGTATGCTTCAAGAAAAGCCTATGCAGAAACAAGGCCAAGAATCAAAGGTCGATTTGCAAAGAGAACGGACGTAGAGGCTGAAGTAGACCAGATGTTCTCCACACAATTAATGGCAGATAACAGTTATAGATTTGTCCCTTCATTCTGAATGCAACATAGAGAAGATTAACTAGAAGTCTCTAAACCTAGTATTACTAGTGTAACTCTTACATGATTATCAATATAACTAGCTCttgaataattaaaaatgttACTAAAGTAGTTCTCCGAAGAGAACTTGTTAAATTCTCTGCATTGTTGTATATGCAAAAGGAGTTCTTCCTTGTAGATCATGTTGCAGTCAGTACGTACAATTTTTCTGAGGAGAAAGCAAACAAAGAGCCCCTCCAGTGTAAATGGATTGACCTAACAAGACAAAAAGTAGTAGTTCTGCAAGAGCAAAGGATTGACTGCAGAATCAAGGAGGGGGTGGGGTGGATGAGAAATCTGCACCCTAAAACCTTTTGGTACAAAATTTTACCTCCTTAGTGGACCTACCCGGCACAAATTTAGATACCGGATGCctaaagggaaaagaaaaaagaaaaaagaaaagaagaattgaCCGCAGTTACCTTTTCCAAATAAAAAGAACTCAGTGCAACCACAAGTAATAGGAAAAGCACTATTACCAACAACCTCTGGATGCTCAGTGGCGGTATATGACATTGTGAGCTGGTGCAATATAATTGAAGCTCAATTCTGCTTTCTGCTTTCTGCTTTCCACTGTGGTCATCCTTTTGTTGGAACATACTCTTTTGGTCCAGGGCCTCTCCCTCATCTAGTGTTTGTCCCAGATTCTCTTTCAGCACAATAAATGACCCATCACTGAAGATAAAGAATAAAAGGTCCACTTCTCAAAGGATAGGAAAGCACTGATGCAATACTTTTTCCTAAAAATGGTAGTTCATAAGCACCATGTAAGAAAAATACTGCAATGATCAGCAAAagtttaatattaaaatacagtTTTTATTCTTTAATCAGCAAGGACATAGGTACTTTCCCTTCACCTTTACTGAAACTTAAAAGAGGAAAGTGCATCAAGGCAATTGACTACTAAAGTGATCATCCTATCTTGGGATCTAAAGGTTCTTTTTTTAACCCATTTCATTAATcgtttatatataattaaccaaaaaaaacatGGCAGTATGAACATTACTGGATGCTGGACTGTGGACTCTAGTTCCTCCAACAGTGTCAAAAGCAAAAGGGAAGAAGAGCACCCCCAGGGTATGGTCAGGTTTTAAGTGCAAAGAACGATTAAAAAACACATGTCAGTGAAGGAAGACGAatatgaagatgaagaaataaaaataaccacAAACAAGCCATTATATGGACAAATGAACTGACAAAAAAATTGcaagtgaaacataaataaagaataaaacatGTCAATCCAAGTTCAAAATCCGTTGCAAAGATGCAAATTTAAgtttctaattcaattttattgaCTAATTTTGTTCACTAAGTTTCTAACTACCTGTTTTAATCATTAACATTTTTTCCATAACGTTTTCTTAACAAGTGATAAATGACTTTGCTTTATAATTATTTGTTCTTTGACTCTGTCAATGTGAGCTTGTTGGAATTATCGTCCTAAGCCCAGATAAAGAGAGGAGGGTTGCCGAAGCCCGAAGGTCAATCGGAAACAATTTCTATACCACATAAAGTTAGGGGTAAGATTGCATACATCTTACCcaccccagaccccacttgtgggattacattggatttttgttgttttataatTATTGTATATTATCGCCCTCTTCAAAACAAAACTTACAGGCATTATAAATTACTACTTACACTTATTAAGAAGCAATCAGTTGGCTGTCTTTCTAGGCACAGACTTACACTTAAGCACTGCCTAAACAACGCAATGTACTCTTTAACAAAATGCTACATAATCCAACAAGTTCTGTCGCAGCTACATAAATTGATAATCTTCTATCTTTTAGCAATCCATGTGATCCAGCTCATTGGATTTCCAGTCACAGTAAACCATGAGGCATAAAATGAGTAGGTATTCCATGGCTCCAACAGTATCAGTAATCAAACCACAATGTCCTTTTTATCACTTTTAAGCTGATACGGGGGACTCAAAGTATGCAACTGCCTGAACAAGACGCAGAAGGAAAGCATATTGCACTTTTACCTTTTCTGATGTGAAGTAATTGTCCTGCATATCAAGGAATAAAATGGAAATGTAGGTAAGAATTTTGTGGCTAAGAAATTTCATCCAAGATGGCATGGATGTCCACTTTTAGGTCCTTTTTGATCATTGAGTACTTTTAATATCCTATTCTGCACTGCTATTCGTTGGACAGAAGAACTTTTATCCACCTCACAACTCACTAGCAAAGGAAAAGAATACGCATCAATGTGTCACGGCCAATATTATTCGTGCCAGAATAAAGGACAAACAAGTCAAATTGTTTGAGATATTCCTGATCCAGACAACAGGATATTCAAGGTGCTCTACTATCTTATCCCGTTTAAATCATGTCCAATTACTTTTCAGGACTTCAACAAAGATGTCTCATTTTAAAAAGTATCAGTGGACTGTTAAAGGACCTGGAGCCTAATCTAAATCAGCATTTAAAAGCATATAGTTTATAAACAAATGTAGCACTTCCTACTTTTGTGGAGGTAGAGTCCTGAGAAAAAGTGAAAAGTGTAGGTTCCACGTAAGTCACCTGAGCACAGCTAAGCCATTCAAGTTTTAGGTCCCTCAGATTCCAAGGGAACTTTAGCTATCTATTTCTGCTCTGCCATTTGCTGAGCCTTAGCACTTTTTCCACAGTTCATAAATGTCAAGAAATCCACCATGGAGCAATTCTTGTGATACCTATATGCTTATAAAATTACTAGTTTTTGGGCAGGCATTTATCGCGCATCAGTGTGAAGTAATCTTCTTAAAACAACAtactattaatatataaaagatgtgttccattataaaattaaaattttaaatgtttCAAGTTCATGAATATAATGAACGTTAATTATCTTTTGCAATTTAATTAAACCCACTTAAGTGATTCTTCTACCAGTTCGCTCCAAACTTGCTTTAGAtcttcataacatcataataAGATTGAAGGGTTGCAACTCGTTGTCACTAAAATTAAAAGCGACTTCCACTACTTTTTTCTTCCACTACTCTTCTTTGAAGAAATTCCTTGATTTACCTCGCTATTTCTTAATGTAGTCTACTTTGCAGAAGTTCCTGGTTTTAGTAAAATGTACTCAGTTACAGAATCAAGCTTAAAgttgatattaaaaaaaattcataaagaaGTCCATTGAATAATAACTCCGATTAAAACCTTTCTAATCCTTGGGTTACaaagcaaaggaaaatgaagcATTAAGAAGAAGAACGTATCTTTAAGGTTCAAGGTCTATCACTACTTCTGTTAAATGAAATTCCAGACTTGGtataaattaatttcatttcatAGTAAATTGAGaagcaaaattacaattttgcTTTTTAAAAGATAGTTAAGTTATTTCAATTCCCTAAAATGACTTTTCCCCTGCAAATATATTTGCATTAGAACTTTTAACTAACTTAAGGGAAAATTTAATGAAAactgacaaaaatattttataattgtgTTCCTATATTTTATAGGGACATCCAATTTTTGAGTTGGAGAAAATATTGAACCTAAACCTTTAAACTCTTAAGATGCAAATACAGGAAAAGTGAATTAGAGGTAAGAGACTTGAGTAAAGCAGTTAAGACAAAAGGAGACCAATTTCTATACTAAATTGATCTTATAAAACTCTTTTCCCGGAAAATTCCTATTTCTTGTCATTGCTAGACTTTATTTAGGGCAAAAGATTTATTGATGGTTCATTCCATTCCGAAGTTAGTAATGTTCATGAAGTTGGCGAACTTTCCTCTAAAtagcttgtttggatggttgttacctaATGTATTGTAGTGTATTatgttgttagtttaaatatactGTTGTTTTAGTGGTTTCTTAAATTTTAGAGTTAATGGTTAAAAAAACACCTGAACCATCACTTTTTTCGCGAGTTTCACACCCAAATTATGAGTTGTTCCCTTTTCCTACCTGAAATATCACTATAAATGtatttgttaaagaatgacaaaagtcccacatcggtggttaatgagatgggtggactccttataaggcttgggcaatcctcctccctttgagctagcttttggggtgtgagttaggcctaagacctatttaacatggtatcagttAATGAGATGgttggactccttataaggcttgggcaatcctcctccctttgagctagcttttggggtgtgagttaggcctaagacctaatttaacagtATTAAAATACACCTCGGCACTGATTAAACTAGCTATTAGTTGTTCCCGGTGTGCACTTTCTATTATCACCCTCTTTCATTGCCATTTTTGAAGCCAATAGAAAAAATCTTTCCCACCTGAACTATCACTATCTACTCAAGTAGATGTTTTATTTATGAAACAATGTTATATGCATTCGGAGGCTAATCCAgatcaatattttaaaacatacaGTAAAGACAATGTAGAGCTTCCTAACTTTTTTGGATGAAGAGTCATACCATAAAGGTGAAAAGAGTAGATTCTATCTCAACAAGAACATTGAAGTTGTGGACCTGTGGATTCTCTTCCCACTTTGTAGTTGCCTACtgttatttttccttctactccacTTTCACATTTCACAGCACCCCATAAGTTTACAGCATACCTGCTCAAGTTCAGTATTCAAAGTACAATAGAAAATAGAGAgcaagaagggaaaaaaaaagtcAGTTCAATGTTGAAAAAGGAGAACAGTGGGGGTTTTGATGGCAGTAGCAACAACTGGTCAAGGGTGTGTGACAGTTGCCGTTCCACCCCATGTACCGTTTACTGCAGGGCAGATTCCACCTTCCTGTGTGCCGGCTGTGACGCCCGCATGCACGCAGCAAATCTGTTGGCTTCTCGTCATGAGCGTGTGTGGGTTTGCGAGGCCTGCGGACGTGCTCCTGCAGCCTTTCTTTGCAAGGCAGATGCTGCCTCACTCTGTGCCTCCTGCGACGCTGACATCCACTCTGCCAACCCCTTGGCGCGCCGTCACCACCGTGTCCCAATTATGCCCATTTTAGGTAGCCACACAAAAATTATACTCCTACAtgtaaaaaataacaaatatttcaataaatatgatttttgaacCATAATTCCAAAATGTATAGCATTAAGTTGCAAGAACATTTAAAGATTGAACCCATCAAACTTAAATTCTAAATTCGTCTTGATTCCACTTTCCAGGAACCCTTTATGGTCCTCCAGCTGTCGAAACCGTTGGCGGGCCCACAGGGGAAAGCACGGAGGATTATGGGTTCTTGAGTTTTACTCAAAATGCAGATGATATGACTgtagatgaagaagatgaagatgaagcaGCTTCATGGTTGTTGCTGAATCCTCCTGTTAAGAAGaacaataagaactttgacaATGACCAcaataatcaaaataacaaCTATGGGATGTTGTTTGGTAGGGAAGTAGTTGATGACTACTTGGATCTAGCGGAGTATGGAGGGGTTAGTCAATTTAATGATCAGTACAGTGCTAATCAGCAGCAACAACATTACTCTGTTCCTCAGAAGAGCTACCGTGGAGATAGTGTTGTGCCAGTTCAGGAAGGACAGGGAAAATCTCTGATTCTCTACCACCAACAGCAGCAACAACAAAGTCATCACCTAAACTTTCAGCTGGGAATGGAGTATGACAATTATAACACTAGATATGGTTACCCTGCTACTATGAGTCACAGTGTGAGTTTTCTAATCTGTATCCAATATCTCACTTCAGGCAACATGCACTTTGACGAAATTCATGGACCAAGAAAAATTTTATGGATCTAAATTTGTATTCCTTATTTTTCAGATCACTGATTTCACTTTTTATGGACGAATAACTGTAGGTACCTTTTAAGTGATAGTTAATTGGAGTGATGAccacttttgttttctttatctTGATGTATTCTCAGGTTTCCATTTCGTCGATGGATGTCAGTGTTGTCCCAGAATCTGCACTAAGTGAAACTTCAAACTCCCACCCACGACCTCCAAAAGGGAATATTGACCTTTTCTCAGGCCCTCCAATTCAGATACCTCCCCAGCTTACTCCAATGGACAGAGAAGCCAGAGTCCTAAGGTacagagagaagaagaagaaccgTAAATTCGAGAAAACCATAAGGTATGCTTCAAGAAAAGTCTATGCAGAAACAAGGCCAAGAATCAAAGGCCGATTCGCGAAAAGAACAGACGTCACTGAAGCAGACCAGATGCTTTCCACACAATTAATGGCAGATAGAATTTATGGAAATGTTCCTTCATAGCAATGAGTAGATCAACTATAAGTCCCTAAACCTAGTATTAATATTGTATCTTCAATCATTATCGATCAACTAGCTATTGAATAATGAGAATGTACTAAAATAGTTTTCCACAGAGGATTTATTAAATTCTCTGCATTgctgtatatgtataaaaagtGTTCTTCCTTGTAGACCGCATTGCAGTCAATACGTACAATTTTCCTgaggagaaagaaaagaaaaaggcccTCCAGTGTAAAGGAATTGACTGCAATATCAAGGAGTGTGGTGGAATGAATGAGAAATTTGCATCCTAAACCAAAGGTCTTGGGTTAATGCAGGACCTTTTGGTATGAAGTGTTTACCTTCTTAGTGGACCTACCCGGCACAAACATAGATACAAGATGCctaaagggaaaagaaaaaacaaaagaagaattgATTGCAGTTAACTTTTCCAAATTAAAAAAGAACTAAGTCCAGCCACAAGTAATGGGAAAAGCACTATTACCAACAACCTCTGGTTGCCCAGTTGTATATGACAATGTGTGCTGGTGCAATATAATTGAAGCTCACTTCTGCTTTCCACGGTGGTCATCTTTTTGTTGGAACATATCTTTTTGAATTTGATACATAATGTTCATCAATCGCTGCTATTGGTCCAGAGCCTTCCCcagattcttttttctttttttgatgacaagggaaacccgcagccgctaccttttgggtgcgcacagggtaaaaacctcgctcctatgcaatagctcgcaaaccacataggagaggtaacccgcactaggcaagcctggtgcgacgagctcgacccagaaggcaaactcCTTGCTTTTGCtagcaaggggtttcgaacttgagacctccaacatggaagtcccaagctcaaaccactgggccaccctgAAGGGTTTCCCCAGATTCTCCTTCAGTACAATGAATGTCCCATCACAGATAAAGAATAAAAGGACCACTTCTCCAAGGATAGGAAAGCACGGATGCAATATTTTTGCCTAAAAATGGTAGTCCATATGCACCGTGTAAGCAGGATATCACAATGATCATCAAAAAATTTAGTTTAATGACAAAATCAAGGTACATGATATCCCCAAAACAGCTAAAAATACAGCTTCTAATTTGAAATCGGCAAGGAAATAGGTAATTTCCTCAAGATATATAAGAAGCACTCTAGTCAGTTGTGAAAGGAAAATTTAAGGCAATAGAAGTAAGGGGAACAACATGGGATAGATGGATAAAACTATTGAATTAAGCTAGTGAATTTATCTAAGACCAATCATCTGGATTTTCCCTTCACTTCTACTGAAACTTAAAAAGTGGAAAGTGCATCAAGACGATCAACTACTAAAGTGATCCTCCTATCTTGAAATCTTAAGTGTTCtctgtttcatttatttcattaattgtttatatataaTCAACTTAAAATACATGGCAGTATGAACCTTACTGGATTCCACTGGGTTCTAGTTCCTGCAACAGAATGGTGTTGTCAAAAGCAAAAGGGAAGAGCACCCCCAGGGTATGGTTGGAATTTAAGTGCAAAAAAGGGTTAAAAAGCACACGCTAGTGAAGGGAGATGGAGATGaagaaacacaaataaaaataaacagaacCAAGAAGTTATATGGACAAaggaaatgagaaaaaaattgcaagtgaaacatatatgaagaataaaatcattttaaagtttattCAGTTGCACAAATGCAAACTTAAGTTTCTAATTCTCTACTGAATTTCTAACTCactgtttttaattttttaataagtgatatatgaattgctttttaattattgtttagtGTCACCCACTTCAAAATAGAATTTACAGGCCTtataaattacttaaattttttaagaaGCAATTAGTTAGCTGTGTTTTTGTAGGCACACGCCTTACACTTGAGCACTGCCTGAGCAACAACAAGCAGCTAGCCTGCGATGCATCTAGATTCGAGGTTTAAGCATGCCTTATGAGCACTTCTAACATATTGCTACGTAATCCAACATCACCCTGGTATTAATAAGTTCTATCTAGTTCAATTACTGAATACTTTTGTTTAGCAGAAATCAAAAGGGCAAAAGGTATTTATAAATACAGCTGCTTTACAAACAAGCCCCAAAAAGATGTAGCTTACATAAATGACTTGGGTTGCTTTAATAGATTCTCAGCCATTATTTGGCTCATTTATTTCTGCACTAATCTATTTACTACCAAAACAGCTTAACACTAAGAAATATCAATAAAGATACTTGCTCATCTCCTCATACTTGTTTGCAGGCTAATAAATTGTTAATCTATCTTTAGCAATCCCTGTGATCCAGTTCATTCAATTTCCAGTTACAGTAAACTGTGAAGCATAAGATGAGGAGGTATTCCATGGCCTCAACAGTATCAGAAATCAAAACAGAGTGTACTTTTATCAGTCTTGAGCTAATACCAGGTTTACAACATATGCAACTGATTGAACAAGACGCAAAAGGAAAGCATATTGTACTTTTACCTTTTTTTGATGTGAAGTAGTCATTGATAAAGTAACACGGCAAGTTCCAGCTTATCGAAGAATACGATGAAAATGTAAGGAGGTAAGAACTTTGTGGCTAAGAAATTTCATCCAAGAATGGCTTGGACATTCACTTTTAGGTCCTTTTTGATCATTGGGTACTTTTAGTATCCAATTCTGCACTGCTATTAGTTGAACAAAGAACCTTTATCCACCACACAACTCACtagcaaagaaaaagaatacTCATCAATGTGTCACTGCCAATATTATTCCTGCCAGAGTAACGGACAAACAACTCATTGTTTGAGATATTCCTGATCCAGATATAGttgatataatttaattaacaaCAGGATATTCAAGGTGCTCTACTATCTTATACTCCCTTTTAAATCATGTTCAATTACTTTTCAGTGCCTCAACAAAGATGTCTCATTTTAAAAGGCGTCAGTTGACTGTCAAAGGACCTGAGGCTAATCTAAACCAGCATTTAAAAGCATATAGTACTATAGTAGtagtttatacaaaaatgtaGCACTTTTTGCTTTTGTGGAGGTAGAGTCCTgagaaaaaagtgaaaagagAAGGTTTCACTTAAGTCACCTGAGCACAGCTAAGCTTTCAAGTTTGAGGTCCCTCAGATTCCAAGGGAATTTTAGCAATCTATTTCTGGTCTACCATTTGTCTGAACGTCAGCACTTTTTCTGCAACTCATAAAAGCCAAGCAATCAACCGTGGAGCAATTTTAGTGATTCCAactcaataaaattattaaagcGATAAAACAACCTTTAGTGATTTCCTAATTCAATGTGAAAACACAAACTACATTGCTGGTTCATTCGACAACAAAATCCAGATATAGTAATCTTATTTCTTGTATATGAACAACTAACTTTGTACTAGTTTGCTGCTCGAGATTATATCGTATACACACACAAGGTGTTGTCCAAAATGCTCGACTCCCTCAACTACCTCTCAAAAGCACAGGTGTCAAATTATTCTGCCCACCAACATTTAGGCAAATGAGAAGAATTTG
The Solanum stenotomum isolate F172 chromosome 12, ASM1918654v1, whole genome shotgun sequence DNA segment above includes these coding regions:
- the LOC125846700 gene encoding zinc finger protein CONSTANS-LIKE 2-like gives rise to the protein MLKKENSGGFDGSSNNWSRVCDSCRSTPCTVYCRADSTFLCAGCDARMHAANLLASRHERVWVCEACGRAPAAFLCKADAASLCASCDADIHSANPLARRHHRVPIMPILGTLYGPPAVETVGGPTGESTEDYGFLSFTQNADDMTVDEEDEDEAASWLLLNPPVKKNNKNFDNDHNNQNNNYGMLFGREVVDDYLDLAEYGGVSQFNDQYSANQQQQHYSVPQKSYRGDSVVPVQEGQGKSLILYHQQQQQQSHHLNFQLGMEYDNYNTRYGYPATMSHSVSISSMDVSVVPESALSETSNSHPRPPKGNIDLFSGPPIQIPPQLTPMDREARVLRYREKKKNRKFEKTIRYASRKVYAETRPRIKGRFAKRTDVTEADQMLSTQLMADRIYGNVPS
- the LOC125846699 gene encoding zinc finger protein CONSTANS-LIKE 2-like, with protein sequence MLKKENNGSFDGSSNYWARVCDSCRSVTCTIYCQADSAYLCAGCDARVHAASLVASRHKRVWVCEACECAPAAFLCKADAASLCASCDADIHSANPLAHRHHRIPIIPIPGTLYGPPAVDTVGSDSMMIGGSTGEGTEDDGFLSLTQDADDTTIDEEYEDEAASWLLLNHPAKDNNKNNVHNNNNQTSNYGMLFGGEVVDDYLDLAEYGGDSQFNDQYNVNQQQQHYSVPQKSYGGDSVVPVQDGQGKSLFFYHQQQQSHHLNFQLGMDYDNSNTRLGYPASMSHSVSVSSMDVSVVPESALSETSNSHPRPQKGTIDLFSGPPVQIPPQLTPMDREARVLRYREKKKNRKFAKTIRYASRKAYAETRPRIKGRFAKRTDVEAEVDQMFSTQLMADNSYRFVPSF